The following are from one region of the Orenia metallireducens genome:
- a CDS encoding VanW family protein, with protein sequence MGKKEGTLYNLQKGIIILSVIILVVVLLLGLVAEVDRFIRIIWGVEKGVVWENQNLSGYLKKEVKSLIYYYSKDHVVYPVDATIDPKSGKILSEINGEIIDITANLESIFNAKENTELESIKYKINPYLYRQDLEKITKVIGIYKTIITGRKERRENIRVAAEFINNQIVLAGDTFSFNEVVGPRTKKRGFKEAPEIINGELSLGIGGGICQVSSTLFNALEAEQLEIIERHTHSRDISYVPAGKDATVAWEYLDFKFKNNFTKPIIVKSQILGNQLIIKILGSSELN encoded by the coding sequence ATGGGGAAGAAGGAGGGAACTTTATATAATCTACAGAAGGGGATAATAATCTTAAGTGTAATAATCTTGGTTGTTGTCCTACTTTTAGGATTGGTTGCTGAAGTAGATAGGTTTATTAGGATTATCTGGGGTGTAGAAAAGGGAGTTGTTTGGGAAAATCAAAATTTGAGTGGATATTTAAAAAAAGAGGTTAAGTCTTTAATTTATTATTATTCTAAAGATCATGTAGTATATCCAGTGGATGCTACTATTGATCCTAAGAGTGGAAAGATTCTTTCAGAGATTAATGGTGAAATTATAGACATTACAGCCAATTTAGAGAGTATATTTAATGCTAAAGAGAATACAGAGTTAGAATCGATTAAATATAAGATTAATCCGTATCTTTATCGCCAGGATTTAGAGAAGATAACTAAAGTTATTGGTATTTATAAGACTATTATAACTGGAAGGAAGGAGAGAAGGGAGAATATTAGAGTAGCTGCTGAATTTATCAATAATCAGATAGTCTTAGCTGGAGATACCTTCTCTTTTAATGAAGTTGTAGGTCCTAGGACTAAAAAAAGGGGATTTAAAGAAGCCCCTGAAATTATCAATGGTGAATTGAGCTTGGGGATAGGTGGTGGAATCTGTCAGGTCTCTAGCACCTTATTCAATGCTCTAGAAGCTGAGCAACTTGAGATTATAGAACGCCATACCCATTCTAGAGATATCAGTTATGTTCCTGCTGGCAAAGATGCTACTGTAGCTTGGGAGTATTTAGACTTTAAATTTAAGAATAACTTTACAAAACCCATTATTGTTAAATCGCAGATATTAGGGAATCAATTAATAATTAAAATTTTAGGTAGTAGTGAGTTAAATTGA
- a CDS encoding YlmC/YmxH family sporulation protein, producing MNLSELEGKEIINIYDGNRIGMIAGSDLVFNPRTGELESILIPQHSGILSIFSSEKYLSIPWDSIIKIGEQVIIVDLNSDNYEQYFTQFEY from the coding sequence ATGAATCTAAGTGAATTAGAAGGAAAAGAAATAATAAATATTTATGATGGTAATAGAATTGGGATGATAGCTGGATCTGATTTAGTCTTTAATCCTAGAACTGGAGAATTGGAGTCGATTTTGATTCCTCAACATAGTGGGATATTGAGTATATTCAGTTCAGAGAAGTATCTATCTATCCCTTGGGACTCTATAATAAAGATAGGAGAACAAGTGATAATAGTAGATTTAAACTCTGATAACTACGAGCAATACTTTACCCAATTTGAATATTAA
- a CDS encoding LAGLIDADG family homing endonuclease gives MGDGCIYNRKQGNYQKMIDIVIHKNDSEILDMFKEEIKTEKLYFISKDNIATLQIVSDRLCDNLISHNILPRKNNNPQPPKNIPDEFKSHFIRALFDSDGCIYKGGDRLCDYEFQFCGSKEIVSYFQSFLKDYDINLKIYQDKRKNKYNNSHYYIRTQVISDLQLIRKLIYDNSQDFKLKRKRKLFDIF, from the coding sequence ATGGGAGATGGTTGTATTTATAATAGAAAACAGGGTAACTATCAAAAAATGATAGATATTGTCATTCATAAAAATGATTCTGAAATATTAGATATGTTTAAAGAAGAAATTAAAACTGAAAAACTTTATTTTATTTCGAAAGATAATATAGCAACACTTCAAATAGTAAGTGATAGGTTATGTGATAATTTAATTTCACACAATATTCTGCCTAGAAAAAATAATAATCCTCAACCACCTAAAAATATACCAGACGAATTCAAGAGTCATTTTATCAGAGCTTTATTTGATAGTGATGGATGTATTTATAAAGGTGGAGATAGATTGTGTGATTACGAATTTCAATTTTGCGGAAGCAAAGAAATTGTTTCTTATTTTCAAAGTTTTTTAAAAGATTATGATATTAATTTAAAGATATATCAAGACAAAAGAAAAAATAAATACAATAATTCCCATTATTATATTAGGACACAAGTAATAAGTGATTTGCAACTTATCAGAAAATTAATTTATGATAATTCTCAAGATTTTAAATTAAAAAGAAAAAGAAAACTTTTTGATATTTTTTAG
- a CDS encoding dUTP diphosphatase — protein sequence MKIQIKRLNDKAIIPKYQHGSVEDAGMDLHSVEAGVIKAGEYKIFKTGIAISLPSGFMGKVAPRSGLALKYGITVLNAEG from the coding sequence ATGAAGATTCAGATTAAGCGACTAAATGATAAGGCAATTATACCTAAATATCAGCATGGTAGTGTTGAGGATGCTGGAATGGATTTACACTCTGTTGAAGCAGGAGTTATCAAAGCAGGAGAGTATAAAATCTTCAAGACTGGAATTGCTATCAGCTTACCTAGTGGATTTATGGGAAAGGTAGCACCTAGAAGTGGACTAGCTTTAAAATATGGAATTACAGTTTTAAATGCTGAGGGTTAA